From Juglans regia cultivar Chandler chromosome 9, Walnut 2.0, whole genome shotgun sequence:
aattaaattatttataatatttgatagaaattttaaaaaattataataataaaataaaataaaataaaataaaatggtttcACACTCCAAATCATTTGGGAGGCAAAATAAGGTAATTCAAATTGGTATGGTTTCCCAGGTCAACTCCGGAACAAACATGCATCGGCCATATGATTGTTGGCTATAAAGGAGAAAGGTAACGTAACAGTGCTAGAGAAATCGATTTCAACGTGAACTAATAATTGCTTGaaaaaaagagacaaaagaTGTCATCGATGGCCcctttattttcaaaaagaaaaagatgaattggACTTCTGAATTGTTCTTCAGATCTTGCCTCCCACAAATCAAAATTCCAGATTTGTAGAATGAAATCACAAACACAATGTGCTTGCTCCCTCACAGAAACGACAATGCTAGTAGTAGTCTCGCAGAGCAGTGGAAATGATTGACATTATTTTTCTACAGATGCCATTAAAGCCGCCCTTTGGTAAATCCTCCGAAAAATGTTCCTTTTCTTCCTGATTCTGCATCAGCAAGCTTAATCTGCATCACCTAGAATGATAAAGATTTAAGAGAAATTAAGGGGTTTAAAGGCAAAAATACCGCAGCCCAGAAACAGGTGTCCACAGGGTTGCTGGCATGCTCCAACGATGGCAGGACCAAGCTCTGCCAGTTGAGAATTGCAGAAGAAAGCTGCGGGATTTTGACATGCGCAACCTCGCAGCGGAGCCGAATGCGTACATGGAATGGGAGGAGGAGAAATGCGGGAAGACAAGAAACGTTGCgtttggttgaaagaagaagagggagaaacGCGAACCAAAGCAACGCCAGCACGGGGACGCAATGGTTCAAGTTCAAAATTTCAACCTCAAAGGCATGCCAGCAGAGCAGTAGCGGAGGCTCTCTTTAAATTtcgagaaaaaagaaaaaacaaaaggactCACAATCCAAGAGAAACTCCAGAAtagaaagagagacagagaccGGAAACGAAGCGAAATCCCCTTTCTGGAGGCGATTTCCTTCGCCCTGAACGGGATAATCGTGGATGGCGAACGGTGGAAATGAACGTTGGGGGACTATGACGGTGTTGAAGATGAACCTGAACCGCACCGCGACGACGCCCTACCATAACAATCGTCGAAGCCGTCCGTGGAGTCATAGCCGCACGCGCACTGCCCTCGTGGCCGTCGTGGCGCTCCTCCTTTCCACCGCCGCCTGGCTCTCTCTTGTCTTTTCCGGTACCACCACCCACTGCTGGCACCGGTTCAAGGATTGGGAAGGCAGCCCCCATTCTCTCCATTGGGCCTGGAGAAACCGTCGTCGTTcccatcttccttcttcttcagtCTTCTCCTCGCCACCGTTGCGGCATCAGTTTTCCCCTCACAATCGTACCCGGGGGGATGATTTGTCCCTACGACACGTCGTGTTTGGCATAGCCGGTTCCTCGCGGCTCTGGAAACGGCGCAAGGAATTCGTGAGGCTCTGGTGGCGTCCTCACGATATGCGGGGCCACGTCTGGCTGGAAGAGGCGGTGCCTCGCGAGGAGGGGGATGATTCCTTGCCTCCCGTCATGGTTTCCGAGGACATATCTCGCTTCCGCTACACCAATCCCACCGGCCACCCTTCTGGACTCCGCATTTCCCGCATAGTCACCGAGTGCTTCCGCCTGGGCTTACAGGATGTACGCTGGTTCGTTCTGGGAGACGATGACACCATTTTCAATGCCGATAATCTCGTCGCTGTTCTCCGCAAGTACGATCCATCCGAGATGGTTTACATCGGGAGTCCATCAGAGAGCCATTCTGCCAATACCTATTTCAGCCACTCCATGGCTTTTGGCGGTGGTGGGATCGCTATCAGCCGCCCGCTGGCCGAGGCACTCTCCAACATTCAGGATGACTGCCTCGACAGGTATCCCAAGCTCTACGGAAGTGATGATCGACTCTATGCCTGCATTTCTGAACTCGGCGTTCCCCTAACAAGGGAACTTGGCTTCCATCAGGTTTGattcttcttccatttttatACAATCCCTTCACTTTTCATTTTGATACACGGATTTAAGATGTTTTGGGGAAATAGCAAATGATGTTATCTGCTGCAGTGGGATATTCGGGGTGATGCACACGGTCTTCTATCCTCTCACCCCATTGCCCCTTTTGTCTCAATTCACCATATCGATGCTGTTGATCCTTTTTATCCGGGCTTGAGCTCGCTGGATAGCTTGAAACTCTTTGCAAAGGCCATGAGGCTCGAACCCAGAAGTTTCTTGCAGCGATCAATCTGCTATGACCGAGCACATAGCCTCACTTTTTCAGTCTCACTTGGTTACGTGGTTCAAGTTTTCCCAAACATCGTTCTCGCCCGTGAACTGGAACGTTCAGAGCTCACCTACACTGCATGGAACAAAATACGTGAGAGGAACGAATTCGACTTCGACACTAGGGATCCTTATTCATCTGTGTGCAAGAAACCTatcctttttttcttgaaaGATGTAACAAGACAAGGTAATGCTACACTGGGTTCATATGCGCGGGCCAGAGGAAGAGAAGATTTGAAGAGGAAAGTTATCTGCTTTCCACGTTCGGTTCCTCTCCGCTATGTGAGCAATATTCAGGTCGTTGGGTATCCACTGAGCAAGAATTGGCATTTGGTGTGTGTTTCTTTCTCATAGCTTTTTCTATCGttgtgtaatgttttttttttttttatcagtataaGAAAACAATATGAGAAGTTCGGTAAGCAGAATAGTTGACACAGCCACGTTGTGCAATGTTAACATCGGtttttccatttttactcaACTTTCTTAACTTGGATTTCAGTTCTATTGATCTTTCGACTGTGGTTGGACAGGTACCTCGTCGGTTATGTTGCAAATTGAATCAAACCTCTGAAGAAGGTCTTAGATTAACAGTTGGACAGTGTGGGAAGGCAGTTTTTAGTTCTGTCACCGATTTTGCTTGACTATCAGCTAGGATAGAGGCACTTCTGTCTACTCTTCTGCTGATTTGGATATATGAGAACTACCTGAGGGGGGGTGTCTTCATCGTCGTTTGTTTTGTAATGCTGAACCCATTGATACTGTCTTTCAACGGTCATGTATCATCTGAGATCCGACATTTGACAATACATTCATTCTCATAGAGTGCAGATATGAGGGTACTATGTTCACAAAGTTCAGTTGAAGACAATCATGCGACCCTTAAACTCGGGTACTAGCATTGTTTACCGTCATTTTTGTCCAGAAGGTATTTAATCATGAGATAAGATCTAACAGATGGATTATTGAAGGCCTTCCTTCGAAGAATAGGAGACTTTTGGGAGGGGGAATTTATTACCATCAGAGTTGCATACATACTACTTGATGTTGGCTTTAtagattctttttattttggaatgatTAGCCACATCTAGGGCCAAATATCTTGTAGACAGAGAAGTTTAAGAGTTTGAGTGTCCATAAGTCAAATCTGTGTTTGTGAAACTAGTGAGATTTTTAACATTTATTGACCAGAGCACCTTCTTTTCAAATGATgataaggaaaacaaaatttgtttCACTATAACATATCTACAATAGTCAGggatacatgtgtgtgtgtgtgcaaaGAAATATCAACCTTGGCTCTGCCAAGTTTGAAACATTTTGATGCTAGCCTGCCCAATGTATTGACTGGCATCGGGCCAGGTTGGTTCCATTCGATTTGACCAAGTTATAGCTGCAACAGCCCACTGAAACTAGCTTCTGCAGTGGACTTCCATCCATAgttttactgatttttttaaaagtggttTTAAcgatttttttagtaatagtTTAATTCGACAATTAGGTGTAGATACAATGATTTTGATGTTAATTcctttattttggagtttttatgACTCAGAATTTTGTCTCTTCATAGTCTGAAAAGTTTTAGAAGTTGAAACCTCTTAACTGCAAGCAATTGTGGAGGGTGTATATGTTTCCTGGCCATTTGTATATTGCTATGACTTGTATGGTACATGCTATAGTATACAAACTCAAAGTTTGGTGTCTCATGAAAGTTAAGATGGTGTAGGAGAGTAGGAAAGAAATTTTAGACAGCagtttaaaatgtttttaattttcaacagacAAAAAGTTTAACTGGTGTCTAGTTGTTGGAAAAGATTATGTGGGTCTACTCTTTGCAATTGGTTCCTTACAAAATTCTTGAATGATAGTTGATGAAAGAATAATCGCATTGACTTAGGATCTTCCATTGATGTTATAGGCGTGATTAGAGAAGATTTTAGGCTCACACTTCCAGGCTTTTTTAAGCATCACGCTTAGATTCTAGGCTCACACAACTGATTTGATTTTCTGCTCAACCGTATATcgttgattttgttttgaaattactCAAAACCATTCTGTTCTAAGGAAAGCAAGTAATGCAAACAAAAGCATAACAGAAGGGAGAAAAAATAGTAGTGTAAATCAACTTTGctaatttaatatatagttttctttttaatgtgcCGATAGTCTCGTCCCTTTTTCATTTCGAGGGGAAGAGggtattttgttgaattttgttATAATGCATGGTGCGCAAGCTTGAGACCtttgctatttttattttgttcttgtgGATTCTAAGTGGTTCATGCTATGTTGAATACCATCAAGTCTTAAACATTAACTTCTGTTGATACTTTAAATGACGGCAGAGAATCCATCCTAACTAATATTTTGTGCCTTGATACTTAATGAGCACGAAGCATTATTTCTGTGGcttgagattttattatttacctATTTGGTGAGCTCATGCGTCTAGTGATTTTGCGACGTAGGGGCCATTGGGGAAGGAGTTCAGCCATCTTTGAGTTGATCATGCCTTACTGCAGTTGCAGagtgattgaaaaagttgagAGCTAGAGATCTCAAAGGTCACTCGCGCTGGAAAGGAATAGGAGATTGGTTGCAACCcctaattttgttttcaaataaccaAATAGTTTCATCAGGGAGGCTTTGTATGTTTTGACAGAGTGTCTCAGTGAGGTGGCGGTTTCATGGTGTTGCCTGGTTAATTGGCATTTGAGGTTGCTAAAAGAATAGATGAGGCTGAAGCAAGTGGCTTTCTATCTTTGGTTGAGATGAAATGTGggaatatatatgtttcataGGTGAGCAAAACTATGGGTCTTGGTGGGTTCATGCAATGAAAGCTAGTTTTATGGCGCACCTAAGAGGGTGTCAAAGTATGAGATTGTTCAATGCCATGCTACTCTGTTACGCTGGGAACTTTTGGGAAAAAGTGGGATAAATGTGGCCAACATAAGCCATTACTGGCTCATATATACAGCTGCAACTTGTAATATCATGTGTGGGGCTTGTGCTGATAATAAAGTTGATGTTTGGGAAGTTGTTGAGACTCATCAATGAAATAAGAGATAATGTAACCCATGTTTGAGACTGATTAACACTGGGTTACTACAATAAAAGAGAGAGTGTAATTAGATTGGTTGCCTTCTTACTGATTGGAGCAGTATTTATATGCTAAAGATAGTTACTGCGCTTAGTTGGTAGTATAGTTAAGTCTAGCTGGCATAACTATTAGCAGATTCTGTTCTTCAGTGTAGTTAGATTAGTCAATGATTAGTTAGGAAGCTAGAGAATTTTTCTGGTTGATGCAGGTCAGATCACATTGTGTGTATACGTATAAAATTTTGTACTGTTGATTAATTACTGAGAAGTAAGTTTTCATGTTCACATAATATCTCTCTCCTCTTCGTTGTGTTtatctgtttttcttcttcttcattatcATCATCTCCTTTTTCTTCTCGCATACAGTTGCATTGCTGATATAGACCTTCCTTATTTGTTGTCATTATAGCATCTGTAAATGTTTGCACTGCCACTTGAACAAGTTGTTTGAGTTCAGTCAGTTTTGGTCGACACTGAACTCAAGATTGGTACGTTCTAACCACATGGAAGTTGACTAAAGATACACGTGGAGGTGTTTTAATCTGGGCTGCATTCTATTGCAGGAACTGTGGGGTTAACATTTGCCGAGGAAAAAAAGACATGGGGGGATATCAGTTTCAAAGCAATAATCTGTGGGGTCCTGTGCATGTTCTGATTTGCTGCGGCAATTTATTGTAGGTCTGGTTTTTATGTGCTTGAAGATGACATTCTCATGTTATTAGAGAAAAGTGAATGTGGACAGTGAATTTCCTTCCATCCTGAATATAACCTTttgttaattgtaaatttaaacccCTGTAATGTTTCAATATCTTCAGCTCGGGATGAGGTGTCGATTTCCTGTGgactctcttcctcttccctttGCTGCAGGTGAAATCTTGTACTTTGCTGCTGATCATTCAGCTTTtcagatgaaaaagaaaacaactacCCTATGACAAATTCAGCCTTCTACTTAAACCAGGCTTGGAAACAGGGGTGGCCATTGTTATAAGAAGAATGCATTAATCACTATTCATTCTCATAtctcacatataattttttcatagattgtggaggtattttttatgagatgtgagggtatttttttataaagtgtggaATGTAGAATGATCATCAACGACCATGGGTAGATCGATTCAGTTTTACAGAGAAGCAAACCAATACCAAAAATTGAGGTGAACCCTTTACCGAGTTGGAAACTTGACACAGGAACGCATCGTGCCCTTAAAAAAGCAGCACTCAAAGGTTCGTTAATTTGGTAGGTCAAGAAACAATCCACCCCTTGGGATCGTTCATTCATTCATGGGCTGCAGTGCACTAAAAAAAGGCCCTCCATCTCGAGAGGGTGTGTATATAGTgagtggttttgtttttcaatcCCAAAGTGTCATTTTTTGTGGGGGCTGAAGACGTCACACTTTCCAGCCTACACGCACGCATTAAGCCTATTCCGAGTAAAATCTCCACAAAAACAGATCCTTTCCAAATTTAACAAAGGAAAAAGGTCTGGAGAGCCTCTGCAGTCTGCAGTCTGTactgggagagagagagagagagagagagaggaaaaaaaggcAGGAGGCAAGAGGCATGTGCAGGGGACGTGGGCATAAGATGCCCTGCAGGTAGGGGTTGAAACGCTTCACACGTTCTTACCACCATCTCCTTACTCGGCCCCGCCACTCCCACACCTTCTACAGCTGTACCTTTCTGTTCCTGTCTGCCTCTATCTATCCCTTTGGatgctttttttccttttaaataattttattaatcaactactgaaaataaaataaaataaaaaaattcttttaatcaattactatttacCACCTCAACTCCTCACTCtataaaaaaagtatagatATAGAGTACGTgagtaaatagtaattgatgtatagcatttctcaataaaaaattacttaaaatacaaCATATTAACAAgtatgattgaaaaaaaaaattaaataaataacaaaaggaTAGAAATACACTTACAactcatttataatttatttttacaatcaaTCGATGCAATCATgccactttattaaaaaataatatttattttataaaaccaCCATCCATTTCATATAAGGTGGTAAGATGAttgtaattttatcatttttcataacaaaacatttttctctatatttattttttgttctcaCACGCGTAGTTTGCGATGCTATTTCACATTCAATTACAAAATGACCAAATTCACCTTCATTTATCtgtttttaatgtgttttttgcttattattctttttataatacattgaattaacaatgCGC
This genomic window contains:
- the LOC108982446 gene encoding uncharacterized protein LOC108982446, which encodes MANGGNERWGTMTVLKMNLNRTATTPYHNNRRSRPWSHSRTRTALVAVVALLLSTAAWLSLVFSGTTTHCWHRFKDWEGSPHSLHWAWRNRRRSHLPSSSVFSSPPLRHQFSPHNRTRGDDLSLRHVVFGIAGSSRLWKRRKEFVRLWWRPHDMRGHVWLEEAVPREEGDDSLPPVMVSEDISRFRYTNPTGHPSGLRISRIVTECFRLGLQDVRWFVLGDDDTIFNADNLVAVLRKYDPSEMVYIGSPSESHSANTYFSHSMAFGGGGIAISRPLAEALSNIQDDCLDRYPKLYGSDDRLYACISELGVPLTRELGFHQWDIRGDAHGLLSSHPIAPFVSIHHIDAVDPFYPGLSSLDSLKLFAKAMRLEPRSFLQRSICYDRAHSLTFSVSLGYVVQVFPNIVLARELERSELTYTAWNKIRERNEFDFDTRDPYSSVCKKPILFFLKDVTRQGNATLGSYARARGREDLKRKVICFPRSVPLRYVSNIQVVGYPLSKNWHLVPRRLCCKLNQTSEEGLRLTVGQCGKAVFSSVTDFA